Proteins encoded within one genomic window of Triticum aestivum cultivar Chinese Spring chromosome 2D, IWGSC CS RefSeq v2.1, whole genome shotgun sequence:
- the LOC123052505 gene encoding uncharacterized protein isoform X1 translates to MCVCASCFTYDSEKELLCSFRLPTSRISYLWSGATKQFMRKYVEAPNVFHLQFPPWTPPRSWAPPPPTHAPTGSTGWASPSWASATTAASSPLTLRTSTERFHDFGLAIIKIGGEPDALESIIREFHRIELSEVAFLVKWIDRGL, encoded by the exons ATGTGTGTGTGTGCTAGCTGCTTCACATACGACTCAGAGAAAGAATTGCTTTGCAG TTTCAGGTTGCCAACATCACGAATTTCATACTTATGGAGTGGAGCCACCAAACAATTTATGAG GAAATATGTTGAAGCACCGAATGTATTCCATTTGCA ATTTCCGCCATGGACGCCGCCTCGCTCATGGGCTCCTCCTCCACCGACGCACGCACCGACGGGGAGCACCGGATGGGCATCACCATCATGGGCGTCTGCTACGACGGCGGCGTCCTCGCCGCTGACACTCAGGACCAGCACCG AGAGGTTCCACGACTTCGGTTTGGCTATCATCAAAATTGGAGGAGAGCccgatgcattggagagcatcatCCGCGAGTTCCACAGGATCGAATTGAGCGAAGTAGCATTTCTGGTAAAATGGATAGATAGGGGTCTCTAA
- the LOC123052505 gene encoding uncharacterized protein isoform X3: MCVCASCFTYDSEKELLCSFRLPTSRISYLWSGATKQFMRFPPWTPPRSWAPPPPTHAPTGSTGWASPSWASATTAASSPLTLRTSTERFHDFGLAIIKIGGEPDALESIIREFHRIELSEVAFLVKWIDRGL, from the exons ATGTGTGTGTGTGCTAGCTGCTTCACATACGACTCAGAGAAAGAATTGCTTTGCAG TTTCAGGTTGCCAACATCACGAATTTCATACTTATGGAGTGGAGCCACCAAACAATTTATGAG ATTTCCGCCATGGACGCCGCCTCGCTCATGGGCTCCTCCTCCACCGACGCACGCACCGACGGGGAGCACCGGATGGGCATCACCATCATGGGCGTCTGCTACGACGGCGGCGTCCTCGCCGCTGACACTCAGGACCAGCACCG AGAGGTTCCACGACTTCGGTTTGGCTATCATCAAAATTGGAGGAGAGCccgatgcattggagagcatcatCCGCGAGTTCCACAGGATCGAATTGAGCGAAGTAGCATTTCTGGTAAAATGGATAGATAGGGGTCTCTAA
- the LOC123052504 gene encoding cysteine-rich receptor-like protein kinase 6, protein MASHHRGRIPSHLAPAAALLFAFIIALPASGDPLGQLCGNSGNFTANSTYQANIRRLSATLPKNASSSPTLFATDTFGTLPDIVYALALCRGDTSAANCSQCVATAFQDAQQRCPYNQDATIFYDPCALRFSNQNFLSSTNGDGTLLLLMNTQNVSAPVKVFNAAVGVLLNATANYAAANSSRRFGTGEEGFETVDKGTPKIYGLAQCTPDMAPADCQTCLQGIIKRMPEFFSGKQGGRVLGLRCNYRYEQYRFFNGPSLLQLPAPSVGLAPAPAPANVKPPPVGGGSTGNRTARILAITLPIVAAILAAVVICLYLWRRKSKPARKASLSYPTNPEDIQSIDSLILDLSTLRAATDNFDERNKLGEGGFGVVYKGILPDNEEIAVKRLSQSSRQGIEELKNELVLVAKLQHKNLVRLLGVCLEEQEKLLAYEYMPNKSLDTILFDPDRSSQLDWGTRFRIVNGIARGLQYLHEDSQLKIIHRDLKASNVLLDSEFNPKISDFGLARLFGSDQSHDVTNRVVGTYGYMAPEYAMRGNYSIKSDVFSFGVLILEIVTGKRNSVAYDSEQAVDLLSLVWEHWTMGTIVEIMDSSMTSHSPGDQMLKCMHIGLLCVQEDPADRPMMSVVTVMLSSSTVSLQAPSRPAFCIQKSGMDYSGMHTDPYPGVSHSTSRSPMSPNEVSITELEPR, encoded by the exons ATGGCCTCGCACCACCGCGGCCGCATCCCCTCCCACCTCGCCCCCGCCGCTGCCCTCCTTTTTGCCTTCATAATCGCGCTTCCAGCATCCGGCGATCCCCTCGGACAGTTGTGCGGCAACAGTGGCAACTTCACCGCCAACAGCACCTACCAGGCCAACATCCGGCGCCTCTCCGCCACCCTCCCCAAGAACGCCTCCTCCTCGCCGACGCTCTTCGCCACCGACACCTTCGGAACCCTCCCGGACATCGTCTACGCGCTCGCGCTCTGCCGCGGGGACACCAGCGCCGCCAACTGCAGCCAATGCGTCGCCACGGCTTTCCAAGACGCTCAGCAGCGCTGCCCGTACAACCAGGATGCTACCATCTTCTACGACCCCTGCGCACTCCGCTTCTCCAACCAGAACTTCCTGTCCTCCACCAATGGCGACGgcaccctcctcctcctcatgaACACTCAGAACGTGTCCGCACCGGTGAAGGTGTTCAACGCCGCCGTGGGCGTCCTCCTGAACGCCACCGCCAATTACGCGGCCGCGAATTCCTCCAGGAGGTTCGGCACAGGAGAGGAGGGGTTCGAGACGGTCGACAAGGGTACCCCAAAGATTTACGGTCTGGCGCAGTGCACGCCGGACATGGCACCGGCCGATTGCCAGACCTGCCTCCAGGGTATCATCAAGAGGATGCCGGAATTCTTCAGTGGGAAGCAGGGTGGCCGGGTTCTAGGATTGCGGTGCAATTACAGGTATGAGCAGTATCGCTTCTTCAATGGGCCTTCGCTGCTGCAGCTCCCGGCGCCATCCGTGGGGTTAGCTCCAGCTCCAGCGCCGGCGAACGTGAAGCCACCGCCAGTCGGAGGAG GAAGCACAGGGAACAGAACGGCTAGAATTTTAGCTATTACGCTGCCGATAGTTGCTGCAATACTGGCTGCTGTTGTAATTTGCCTTTATCTATGGAGGAGGAAGAGCAAACCGGCGCGAAAGGCATCACTATCAT ATCCAACTAATCCAGAGGACATACAGAGTATCGATTCACTCATTCTCGATCTATCAACTCTACGAGCCGCAACGGATAACTTTGATGAAAGGAATAAACTTGGTGAAGGAGGGTTTGGTGTGGTTTATAAG GGAATCCTTCCTGACAATGAAGAAATAGCAGTTAAAAGGCTCTCACAAAGCTCTCGCCAAGGGATAGAGGAGCTCAAAAATGAGCTTGTTTTGGTTGCTAAGCTTCAACACAAGAATTTAGTGAGACTTCTTGGTGTTTGCTTGGAGGAACAAGAAAAGTTACTTGCGTATGAATACATGCCCAACAAAAGCCTTGACACCATTCTTTTTG ATCCTGATAGGAGCAGTCAGCTTGATTGGGGGACGAGATTTAGGATAGTCAATGGGATTGCTCGAGGCTTACAGTACCTTCATGAAGATTCTCAGCTGAAGATAATTCACCGGGACCTCAAAGCGAGCAATGTTCTTTTAGACTCTGAATTTAATCCGAAAATTTCAGATTTTGGCTTAGCAAGGCTATTTGGCAGTGACCAATCCCATGATGTCACCAACCGTGTCGTCGGAACCTA CGGATACATGGCCCCTGAGTATGCTATGCGTGGGAATTACTCTATCAAGTCAGACGTGTTCAGCTTCGGCGTCTTGATTTTAGAAATCGTCACTGGAAAAAGAAACAGCGTCGCATATGACTCCGAGCAAGCTGTGGATCTCTTAAGTTTG GTGTGGGAGCACTGGACGATGGGAACAATTGTAGAGATCATGGATTCGTCTATGACAAGCCATTCTCCTGGAGACCAGATGCTCAAGTGCATGCACATCGGACTTCTGTGTGTTCAAGAAGACCCCGCTGATAGACCGATGATGTCGGTTGTGACTGTCATGCTAAGCAGCAGCACTGTGTCTCTCCAAGCTCCATCAAGGCCAGCATTTTGCATCCAAAAGAGTGGCATGGACTACTCAGGCATGCACACGGATCCATATCCAGGAGTTTCGCATTCTACCAGCAGATCACCTATGTCACCGAACGAAGTTTCGATTACTGAACTTGAGCCGAGATAA
- the LOC123052505 gene encoding uncharacterized protein isoform X2: MCVCASCFTYDSEKELLCRLPTSRISYLWSGATKQFMRKYVEAPNVFHLQFPPWTPPRSWAPPPPTHAPTGSTGWASPSWASATTAASSPLTLRTSTERFHDFGLAIIKIGGEPDALESIIREFHRIELSEVAFLVKWIDRGL, encoded by the exons ATGTGTGTGTGTGCTAGCTGCTTCACATACGACTCAGAGAAAGAATTGCTTTGCAG GTTGCCAACATCACGAATTTCATACTTATGGAGTGGAGCCACCAAACAATTTATGAG GAAATATGTTGAAGCACCGAATGTATTCCATTTGCA ATTTCCGCCATGGACGCCGCCTCGCTCATGGGCTCCTCCTCCACCGACGCACGCACCGACGGGGAGCACCGGATGGGCATCACCATCATGGGCGTCTGCTACGACGGCGGCGTCCTCGCCGCTGACACTCAGGACCAGCACCG AGAGGTTCCACGACTTCGGTTTGGCTATCATCAAAATTGGAGGAGAGCccgatgcattggagagcatcatCCGCGAGTTCCACAGGATCGAATTGAGCGAAGTAGCATTTCTGGTAAAATGGATAGATAGGGGTCTCTAA
- the LOC123052505 gene encoding uncharacterized protein isoform X4, translating into MCVCASCFTYDSEKELLCRLPTSRISYLWSGATKQFMRFPPWTPPRSWAPPPPTHAPTGSTGWASPSWASATTAASSPLTLRTSTERFHDFGLAIIKIGGEPDALESIIREFHRIELSEVAFLVKWIDRGL; encoded by the exons ATGTGTGTGTGTGCTAGCTGCTTCACATACGACTCAGAGAAAGAATTGCTTTGCAG GTTGCCAACATCACGAATTTCATACTTATGGAGTGGAGCCACCAAACAATTTATGAG ATTTCCGCCATGGACGCCGCCTCGCTCATGGGCTCCTCCTCCACCGACGCACGCACCGACGGGGAGCACCGGATGGGCATCACCATCATGGGCGTCTGCTACGACGGCGGCGTCCTCGCCGCTGACACTCAGGACCAGCACCG AGAGGTTCCACGACTTCGGTTTGGCTATCATCAAAATTGGAGGAGAGCccgatgcattggagagcatcatCCGCGAGTTCCACAGGATCGAATTGAGCGAAGTAGCATTTCTGGTAAAATGGATAGATAGGGGTCTCTAA